A region of the Lycium barbarum isolate Lr01 chromosome 1, ASM1917538v2, whole genome shotgun sequence genome:
GATGATAACAAACCGTGCAGAATATGCTGGCAAAGCCCACGAGAGAATAAGAAAGAGATGTTTAGTATACAATCGTAGGCCCATGAATGGCAAATGATCCGAAGTGGCTAAGCCCAGATTTTGAATAGTTCTAACATGCAAGCCAAGCCCATAAAGGGTATCTCAACCCATCCCCCAAAACCCTACTTTTATATCTCCTCACTCGCCACTTCCTCAACAAACCACACCAAAACCTTAACCCTAATTCcttactctctctctctttcaAGATGCCGCCAAAGTTCGATCCATCCCAAGTTGTCGAAGTTTTCGTCCGCGTCACCGGTGGTGAAGTGGGAGCGGCATCTTCACTCGCACCCAAAATCGGTCCACTCGGTCTTTCCCCTAAAAAAATCGGTGAAGACATCGCTAAAGAAACCTCAAAAGACTGGAAGGGTCTACGTGTCACCGTTAAACTAACTGTGCAAAACCGTCAAGCTAAGGTTTCCGTTGTTCCTTCAGCAGCAGCACTTGTTATCAAGGCTTTGAAGGAACCTGAACGTGACAGGAAGAAAACAAAGAACATTAAGCATAATGGGAACATCTCACTTGATGATGTTATTGAGATTGCTAAGGTTATGGCACCAAGATCTATGGCTAAGGAGTTGAGTGGAACTGTTAAGGAGATTTTGGGGACTTGTGTGTCTGTTGGTTGCACTGTTGATGGAAAAGATCCTAAGGATTTGCAGGATGAGATATCTAATGGTGATGTCGAGATTCCCGAGAACTGATGATTCGGTTTGAGGTGGTTATGTTCTGATTTTGCTCTTATAGTTTATGTATGTTTTATTTATGTTGTTTGTTTTGAGGATTTTACCGAGGATaattttgatatgattatggAGTACCATTGGATTATTTTCTTCGGGAAAAATGTGGTTtggattttgttttttttttctcgatGAAGTGGTTTAGTATTGCTTTATTACTGTTCTACTTCATATAAGTCTGGCTAGTAGTTTTTATTGCTTGATGTTACTGTTTTTAATTTGTGAAATGCCTTAAAGGTTATCTTTGTTTGGTATGAAGTTGGAATTTGTTGCCTAGTCGGATAGTTCTTAGGTCCAAATTCCTATACTTTGACATTAGTAGGAGTAAAATTGCTTGAGCCGTGTCGTTTGGAAGCAGCCTCTTTACCTCCCCGAGGTATGGGTAAGGTCTCGGCCATACTTCACTTGTGGGATGATACAACTTATGTTGTAGTGGTTGTAGTAAAGTTGCTTAACACTTGCATCTACAAACCTCCTACCCTTAACTGTTTGGTATAATTTGGATGAAACCTAGAGCACATTGAGAAGTACTGAAGAGGTTGTTATCCTCTTATGAACCTTGAATTGATCAAGGTGGGTTGGTCCTTTTTTGTTGTCAAAGCTCTCTTATAAAAGGTTCACTAAACTCATTATGGTGTTCTGAAACATGTAAATTTATTCTGTACATGTTTGCACTACTAAGAATATCCGTTATGTCCATTTATTGTGTCGAAGAAGTTGGTTCTCACTATGATTATAGTCCAGTATAAAACCAAATTGTATCTTGGAAGTGTTACTGATCAAAAACACACCTTAAACCTTAACTATTGCGTTTTCACAAGTCATAGTTGTTCCT
Encoded here:
- the LOC132605042 gene encoding large ribosomal subunit protein uL11x, which encodes MPPKFDPSQVVEVFVRVTGGEVGAASSLAPKIGPLGLSPKKIGEDIAKETSKDWKGLRVTVKLTVQNRQAKVSVVPSAAALVIKALKEPERDRKKTKNIKHNGNISLDDVIEIAKVMAPRSMAKELSGTVKEILGTCVSVGCTVDGKDPKDLQDEISNGDVEIPEN